A stretch of Lathyrus oleraceus cultivar Zhongwan6 chromosome 6, CAAS_Psat_ZW6_1.0, whole genome shotgun sequence DNA encodes these proteins:
- the LOC127093271 gene encoding uncharacterized protein LOC127093271 — translation MRTGLKHDVAYSFFDPEIGVLKEMIALITPDHVGMFIESYDSILKMVFRLTDSDRSAIHTLLQFYDPGLRCFVFPDYLLGPLMEDYASILGMQIRDQMPFHVTRVEPDVLGISRALYLSPEMVKEGLKEKGKLPGIHLSFLEDNAKEHAAMGNWKTVCALIAASIYGIILFPNQKNFVDHNAIRLFIQRNPIPTLIGDVYYSVHNRNEKRRGGLIRCCAQLLFRWFVGYLPSGGAFAHLDPSVKWSFRLMGLRADDIAWTHNGLAGRDFIYSCGSLPNVPLVGVQGCINYNPVLLRRQMGFAVEGPPLSREIQESFYFPIEGNQAKLRQVLDEWRDVQRKGKVPFGKVNCRYFPLFEDWLRKRIEITHLPFPGGDPWRPMIEGPSSSVSMEEFLEMKRARDQLLAEKAELEMTVARVQIANQEIKVKMEDQDKRHAMEAKRFEIDTAYYGKVNQALASSTREHDITKEKLARAAKVIEDQKRRQILVKDQRDDRVRVLIAEWEAKLKVKEAEKAKIIAEKDHCIAERDHYIAERDHYFRQMKIHQKEVGRLQQENTELRFAAEFVRMEAEIGPSVGPSSG, via the coding sequence atgaggaccggtttgaagcatgatgtggcctatagtttcttcgacccagagattggtgtgctgaaggagatgatagcattgattacacccgaccatgtggggatgttcatAGAGTCATACGatagtatcctgaagatggttttcagactcactgacagtgacaggagcgccattcatactcttctccagttctatgatccggggctgagatgttttgtatttccagattatttgttggggcctctgatggaggactatgctagcattctgggtatgcagatccgtgatcagatgcctttccatgtcactagggtggagcctgacgtccttgggatttctcgtgctctttatttgagtccggaaatggtcaaggaaggattgaaggaaaaggggaagttacctggaattcatttgagtttcttggaggataatgccaaggagcatgctgctatgggtaattggaagacggtttgcgCTCTGATTGCTgcgagcatttatgggattatcttatttcctaatcagaagaattttgtggaccataatgctatcagattgttcatacagaggaaccctattcctactctgatcggagatgtctactactcggttcataacaggaacgagaagcggcgtgggggtttgatcaggtgctgtgctcagttactcttcaggtggtttgtggggtatttgccttccggaggtgcttttgctcatcttgatccttcggtcaagtggtccttcaggttgatgggtttgcgggctgatgatattgcatggactcataatggtttggcaggacgggattttatatacagttgtgggagtttacctaatgtgcctcttgtgggagttcagggttgcatcaattacaacccggtgcttctcaggagacagatggggtttgctgtagagggtcctcctctcaGTCGAGAGATTCAGGAATCCTTTTACTTCCCAATTGAaggcaatcaggccaagctgaggcaggtattggatgagtggcgtgatgTTCAGAGGAAGGGCAAAGTTCCATTTGGCAAAGTTAACTGTCGGTATTTTCCACTATTcgaggattggttgcggaagagaattgagattacacatctaccatttccaggaggtgatccttggcgtcctatgattgagggtccaagttcttctgtcagtatggaagaattcctcgagatgaagagagccagagatcagttgcttgcggagaaagcggaattggagatgactgttgctcgggttcagatagccaaccaggagatcaaagtgaagatggaagatcaagacaagcgacatgccatggaagcaaagcgttttgagatagacactgcctactatgggaaagttaaccaagccttagcgtcatctaccagagagcacgacatcactaaggagaagctagccagagctgcaaaggttattgaggatcagaagaggaggcagattctcgtgaaggatcagagagacgacagagtcagagttctcattgctgagtgggaggccaagctgaaggttaaggaagcggagaaagcgaagattatcGCCGAGAAAGATCACTGTATagctgagagggatcattacattgctgagagagatcactacttcaggcagatgaagattcaccagaaagaagtggggagattacagcaggagaatacagagctcaggttcgccgcagagttcgtGAGGATGGAAgctgagatagggccatctgtgggaccctcatcaggctga